Genomic DNA from Triticum dicoccoides isolate Atlit2015 ecotype Zavitan chromosome 4B, WEW_v2.0, whole genome shotgun sequence:
CCCTTTTGCCTGAATAAGTTTCATATTGCAATGCAGTCTAGTGAAACACTCTCAGTCTATCTTGAGTTTGTTTCTGGGGGCTCTATACATAAGTTGCTTCAAGAATATGGTCCATTTGGTGAGACCGTCCTCCGGAACTACACTGCACAGATCCTTTCTGGCCTTGCATACTTGCATGGACGGAATACAGTGCACAGGTACTGAGCAGTCATCAAAGTAAATAGAATAGGATGGCCATTTATTTTGAAAAATATCACGGCTTTCTTACTTATTGATGAAAACTTACCTTTCTCACAGGGATATCAAAGGAGCAAATATACTTGTAGATCCCAATGGTGACATCAAACTTGCAGATTTCGGTATGGCCAAGCATGTAAGTACTAATACTGTGTCAATGATCTGACATGTATTTTATTACACAAACATCAGTTGGTTAAATGTGGATTTTATTTATACAGATATCAGCATAcacatccatcaaatctttcaaagGAAGCCCCTACTGGATGGCTCCAGAGGTAAGACTACTGCAATTTTCCCTTGTTAGTTGAACACCAACTGATATATATTTATTCCCCAGGTTATCATGAATACCAATGGATATAGCCTTTCAGTGGACATTTGGAGCCTTGGCTGCACCATTCTTGAGATGGCAACTGCAAGGCCTCCATGGAGTCAGTACGAAGGGGTGAGTGTTATGACAATTTTATATAGCTATGGTGGTTGTTCTTCTGATGATTGTCTGCTAAGCTTTGTAATCGATTTCACAGGTGGCTGCAATATTCAAAATTGGAAACAGCAAAGACATACCTGATATCCCAGATCATCTTTCTTCTGAAGCGAAAAGCTTTTTGAAACTCTGCTTGCAGCGCGATCCTGCTGCGCGCCCAACTGCtgctcaattgatagaacatccttgggtgaaagacCAAGCTTCAGTTAGGTCCTCTAGGTCTGGCTCTGGCATTACTAGGGATATGTTCTCAACTTCCACTGATGGCAGCAAAGCCACGGTACGTCTACAGTCTATGACTATGCACTGTCAAACAGTGGGCTATATTATGAAATCCGCCTATGCTTGTGCTATGTATGATGACCAGTTATGGCTGGATGACATTATCTCTCATATTTGTTGGCCTCAATATTGAGTGTGGTGTCCTTTAATTTCTAACCACTGTGATCAAATTTCAGGTAAAGACAAGCATCGAGTTGTCATCCTACAGAAGCTTATCACCTCTACGAGATACTAATCTCAGGCTGAGAAACTTAGTGGTGCCAGCATCTTCTATTCCTTCGATATCAACTCGCAAGGCCTCTGCCATGTATGTTCTCGTTCACTAATTTTGCTAAAAATATGGTAAATTACGTCTCTTCTATTGTCTAACAAAATCTGGTAATCTGATTTGTCCAGCAGCGCATCCAATGTGCGTATGAACATGTCCCTGCCCGTCTCGCCATGCACTAGCCCGTTACGGCAGTACAGGCAGTCGAACCGGAGTTGTTTGCCATCACCTCCACATCCAGCATATTCGGCTGGAGCAGCCAACTACAGCCCTATCAACAATATGCTGTACCCTACACGGCCAAGCAACTATCTCACAGACCCGTGGCTTGAAACCCCTCGCCAGAAAACGCAAACATTTGATTCTCCAAGAAGATTGTAGAAATTCCAATCGTATATGTTTTGTATACTGGAAGAAAGTATACTCCATAAGTTAAGGTGTTAGAACTTAGGAGGACAAAGGTGtcttttttgctttctgttttgCCCTGTATGTATCTCCCCTCAGGATACAGTTGCCTCGTCCTTTGTACAAATTCAGGAAATGAGATGTAGTGAAAAACAATAGCATTTTTGTTCAAAAAAAGAGAGAATGGCATTTCAGGCTGTACCTGTATCTGTTGTGTCCCTCGTATGATCAGTTTTGAATGAATACATGTTTCTACTATCTTCAGAAGCCGGGTGATTTACAGATAAGGTGTTGCGAATTTGGAGAAAATCAGGGCAGCTTTATCTGATGCACTTTGAAAACATCCCCTCTGTATGTCACCGTCTTCTCTTCGACACCAAGGCCCCACAGATGCCCTTGCAGCTTCAGTACTCCCTTGGCACCCTCACCTTTCTTGACGACGATATCGTTGTTAGTCCCAGTGTCAGTATTTGCCGCTTCCCAGACAAAGCTGAAGACATGGAGAGCGCGGCTCAGCTGCTTGATGCCGCTCCGGACCGTGAGTTCATCGCCGTCGACGAGGAATTTCACGGCGTGTATGGTGACATTCTTGCCTTCCTTGCCGGACAGGCATTTGCCGATATGCACCTCGATGTCCCGGACAGTGCCGTAGAGGTAGAAGAGCAGCAGCGTGTAGAGGCCCCGGGACGAGTGCCCCAGGTTCTTGGACAGATTCCTCTGCACCAGGCAGTCCTGGTGGCGCGCCTCTTTGAAGGCGATGTCCCTCTCGACAATGATGTCGCGTATCTGGTACAGCCCCTCTTTCATGGCCTCCACCTTCTGCGCCTGCCCGGCTAGCCGCTCGTCGGTTGCCAGGCTCTTCCCCAGGTCCGTGAACATGTCCAGCACTTCTTGCCATGTCTTTGCCGGCGGCGGCGCATGGGACGGCCTCCTGTACGGCGTTGGGCGCATCCAGGACGGCGAGGAGGACGTCGCCGCGTCCGCGGTCTCCGATAGGAAGCTGGCGCAGGCCGATGCGATCTGTTCCGCCATCCGAATCGCCGGGGACGGGGGTTCCAGCGCGCCCATGTCTGCTCGAAGGTCCCTGAGCACCTCCTCCAGCGCGCCGCGCCAGACGAGCTGCTGCGTCACCTGCGGGCAGACCGTCAGCCGCACGTTCTTCCTCCGCTGCGCCGACACGCCGAGAACATCGCAGACCTTCGTGAGCGAGCTCAGCGCCGTCGTCTTGAGCGGCGGCCCACGCCGGGTCGCGGCGAACTCACCCGCGAGGGCGTCGAACTGCTCCACCCGGGCGACGGCGTGCACATCGGTGACAAGGGATCCCGTCGCGGCGTCCCGCAGGTCGCCATCTACGAGGTCGACGCCTTGGAGCGACCCCGCAAGACGGAGCAGTCTGGCGTAGGCGGCCGGGTACCACCCCCGGGACGGCGGGACGCGCTCTTGCTCCTcctcggaggccggaccaggcacgAAGTGGATCCCTCTGGTACCGACGCCCGTGCTAGCCCCGCCCAACGAGAGCGCGCGGAGTACGGCATCCGTGTGTAGCACGGGCTTAAGCTCAGcgcggcatttcatcgaacaccttgtgaGCAGCCTCATTGCGCAAGCCTGTGCGTCGCCGCGAATTTCCACTGTAACGGGAACGCACGTTACGTTCGGTGTTCAGAGTAGTAAATGATCCCTGGGTGGCGATTAAAGAGGACTGCTAAGCAGACGACAGCGACCCTGCCAGGCGCACGATTTGTTTATTGTATGCCGCCTACGATCGGCGCGAGGGTCACGATTTGTTTATTGTATGCCGCCTACGATCGGCGCGAGGGTCGTCTTCTTGGCACAAATCGCTGTTATAACTAGATGATTCTCCGCGCGTTGCGACGGAAATCTCTGCTTATAAATAAACTAATGTAAGAAAATctatatttgtttcaccatgtggaAAATTGACCCAATTAGCAGTTAATTTATTTCAACGAAGTGCTTATGAGTCAAATTTTAACTATTTGATTAGACGCAGAAATCAAGTAAACGCAGTAGGGAAAAATGTTGTATTCATCAAGACGATATGCAATGCATCATTCATCTTCAGTTTTGTAACTGGATAATGGAATAGACGACACTTATTCATCATCTACAGAACATGATTTTAGAAGTTCACTAATTTATACTTCAAGAGCACACGTCATGGAAAGAAAGAAAATATTAATGAAAATCATGCAATGCATGCAGGTAGATTTAAAAGTCAATTAAATCTGGACTTAATTGTTCCACCGTTGCTTGTTTTCTTAAATAGAATCCACTGTTGCGTCTCATGCTTAGGTCTTGGTTGATGCCGAAAATCCTTGTGGCTCTCAACATAATGCCCTGAACACTAGACCAATGCTCTACCAAGGCATAACGAATGCTCCAGAACTTTACTATGTAGCAGCATACCAAACATATAATAAAGAGTAGAGGTCGTAGTATGTTAAGTTCTTGTTATAAATAACCCCGTTTAAATCCTCATAATGAAACTACGTGAGTCAAAAGCTTGAGAAAAAATTGATCACTTGCTGGCCATTAAATATCAAGCCAAGCAAAGCTACAACTAAAAAGACACATTGGGAAGAGGAATAAAAAGATGGGTCACTACTGTAGCTTAGTTATTGATTCTACTTTTCACTAACTTTATCATATGAAAGAACACACACAGATTGCATCTATAATATTATCTTATTTGAGAATTGTAACCACTTAATGCCGCCCCATTGATAAGGAATAGGAGGAATCTTAATGTAAGTAAAATAAGAATCTTGCTGACTTATCACCAGGATGTTTGACCAGGACAGGTTATAGATTTCTTAAATCGAAAGAATATGCCAAGAAAAATAGACTGCATGATTCAACTAACAATTTGTACAGAACAATCGATACAGCTCAATTAAGAGAATAAGAAAACTATTTTACCTCAGTCTATTtcgtttcttgaactttttttcaTAAATAGATTATATTTGAATGAGAATCGAGAGCAATGCGTCTATTGATCTTCATCACCGCATTTTGCTAATGCCTGGAACATGAGACAATTAAGAACACAACAAACACTTTACTCTCCCCCAAGTGTTTTTGCTAAATCATCACATCGTTAATTATATCCAGGGAAAACTGTAAAAGTAATTGAGAGAGAATAATGATATGTTAGTGCGAACTGAAAAAAAATCAGCAGGCCCGTCTGGTTGCAATTTGCAAGGAATGGCACATCAGCGGTTGCTGCATAAAGAATGAGGATTTTTACGCAAGATATGATAATATAACATGAGATAAATAGGTACAGCACAAACTGAGTCTTTAAGATATACATTGACTTGTTATCAATGTTGATCGCGCACTCGCCAGAACCTACTAATCCGtgaacaacaacaaaaatcatGATGTCTACACATCTACAGGATCCAACCATGAACAAAATCAATCAATCCTGATGCATAAGAAGCAAACAAACCAAGCAAGCAAGAAACTTCCGGTGCATTCTATAGCAAAGAATTGTCAGGTCAAAGCAAATAGCCAAGGAAAATAACTTACCAGCCATGCGATATGTCATCTTGTATCCGATGCCACTTGACATGGAAGCGAGGCTACCGAAGGGATCAATTAAATGTATATAAGATTCGAAGGAAGATGCATGTACAGATCAAAGGTCTGTCACGTTTCTGACGAT
This window encodes:
- the LOC119295336 gene encoding mitogen-activated protein kinase kinase kinase 3-like isoform X1, encoding MPAWWKGKGRSKSKAAAPAGDAGTIPVGRDGEKDRKNKKASSFDEALIGREGRGKKLQQPAPAVGHPLPRPASMPSASAPASASASASSGGSSSLGSSAASDEPLDLGIYRISDANRTPAIDSRKQSLVLEEGRFVINNLASENNRSCEPSVSPRKEFQPNILDLPSDRTTYCHGRKSTEIVFPTRMPSSPPSSRGKHCPTSPVHSRAFGQCPGSPTAWQDDARNSSSPHPLPLPPGSPCTSSRSLHSQWKRGKLLGSGTFGQVYLGFNSEGGQMCAIKEVKVIADDSNSKECLRQLNQEMLLLNQLSHPNIVQYYGSELSSETLSVYLEFVSGGSIHKLLQEYGPFGETVLRNYTAQILSGLAYLHGRNTVHRDIKGANILVDPNGDIKLADFGMAKHISAYTSIKSFKGSPYWMAPEVIMNTNGYSLSVDIWSLGCTILEMATARPPWSQYEGVAAIFKIGNSKDIPDIPDHLSSEAKSFLKLCLQRDPAARPTAAQLIEHPWVKDQASVRSSRSGSGITRDMFSTSTDGSKATVKTSIELSSYRSLSPLRDTNLRLRNLVVPASSIPSISTRKASAISASNVRMNMSLPVSPCTSPLRQYRQSNRSCLPSPPHPAYSAGAANYSPINNMLYPTRPSNYLTDPWLETPRQKTQTFDSPRRL
- the LOC119295336 gene encoding mitogen-activated protein kinase kinase kinase 3-like isoform X2, whose product is MPAWWKGKGRSKSKAAAPAGDAGTIPVGRDGEKDRKNKKASSFDEALIGREGRGKKLQQPAPAVGHPLPRPASMPSASAPASASASASSGGSSSLGSSAASDEPLDLGIYRISDANRTPAIDSRKQSLVLEEGRFVINNLASENNRSCEPSVSPRKEFQPNILDLPSDRTTYCHGRKSTEIVFPTRMPSSPPSSRGKHCPTSPVHSRAFGQCPGSPTAWQDDARNSSSPHPLPLPPGSPCTSSRSLHSQWKRGKLLGSGTFGQVYLGFNSEGGQMCAIKEVKVIADDSNSKECLRQLNQEMLLLNQLSHPNIVQYYGSELSSETLSVYLEFVSGGSIHKLLQEYGPFGETVLRNYTAQILSGLAYLHGRNTVHRDIKGANILVDPNGDIKLADFGMAKHISAYTSIKSFKGSPYWMAPEVIMNTNGYSLSVDIWSLGCTILEMATARPPWSQYEGVAAIFKIGNSKDIPDIPDHLSSEAKSFLKLCLQRDPAARPTAAQLIEHPWVKDQASVRSSRSGSGITRDMFSTSTDGSKATVKTSIELSSYRSLSPLRDTNLRLRNLVVPASSIPSISTRKASAIASNVRMNMSLPVSPCTSPLRQYRQSNRSCLPSPPHPAYSAGAANYSPINNMLYPTRPSNYLTDPWLETPRQKTQTFDSPRRL
- the LOC119295338 gene encoding uncharacterized protein LOC119295338, giving the protein MRLLTRCSMKCRAELKPVLHTDAVLRALSLGGASTGVGTRGIHFVPGPASEEEQERVPPSRGWYPAAYARLLRLAGSLQGVDLVDGDLRDAATGSLVTDVHAVARVEQFDALAGEFAATRRGPPLKTTALSSLTKVCDVLGVSAQRRKNVRLTVCPQVTQQLVWRGALEEVLRDLRADMGALEPPSPAIRMAEQIASACASFLSETADAATSSSPSWMRPTPYRRPSHAPPPAKTWQEVLDMFTDLGKSLATDERLAGQAQKVEAMKEGLYQIRDIIVERDIAFKEARHQDCLVQRNLSKNLGHSSRGLYTLLLFYLYGTVRDIEVHIGKCLSGKEGKNVTIHAVKFLVDGDELTVRSGIKQLSRALHVFSFVWEAANTDTGTNNDIVVKKGEGAKGVLKLQGHLWGLGVEEKTVTYRGDVFKVHQIKLP